The window AGCCACCTGTTTCCGCAACTCAAGGCGCGCTGGACTTTGGCCGGCCTGGGTGCGGTGGCCGTGTTGTTGGCGCTCTTCTTCCCGGGCAGCCCGCTGCATGTGAGTGCCTCGCCGTGGCTGCCGCTGCATTCTGCGCTGGGCATCGCTTCCTACGGGCTTTTCGCGGCGGCGGTAGTCCATGCCTGGCTCATGACGCGCGCCGAGCAGCAGATGCGCCAGGCCGCGGGCTCGTTCAGCGGCATGCCGCTGCTGACGCTGGAACGCATCACCTTCCGGCTCGTCAGTGCGGGTTTCGTCCTGCTGTCGGCCACGTTGCTCGCGGGCTGGCTGTTCGGCGAACAGCTGTACGGCTCGAGCTGGACTTGGAGCCACAAGACGATCTTCTCGGTGCTGGCCTGGCTCACGTTCGCGGTGCTGCTGCTCGGCCGCGCGCGCTTCGGCTGGCGCGGCCGCAAGGCGGTGCGGGTGCTCTACATGGGCGCGGGGCTGCTGCTGCTGGCCTATGTCGGATCGCGCTTCGTGCTCGAAGTGGTGCTTGGCCGGGGGCTGGGTTGAAGCTGCTCGTGGTGTTCCTGGTGGTGCTGTTCGGCGTCTGGCTGTGGCGCCAGGGGCGTTTGGCCGACCGCGCCGACACAAAACCACCAACGCCGCGCAAGCCACCCGCGCTGCCCAACGAAATGGTGCGCTGCGCCGTGTGTGGCTTGCACCTGCCCGCCACCGAAGCCGTCAGCAATGGCCGCGTCAGCTTCTGCAGCGTCGAGCACCAGCGCCAGGCGGAATGAACGCTCGCTCGCCTTTTGCGATGGCACCGGACCCGGCATCAGGCACCACCCCGGTCTCCATGACCGGCGCCGACCCCGACCATCTGCCACTGGTGCGGGTCTGGTACGGCTTCATGACGGCGCGGGTCACCATCGCGCTGGCCATCCTGGCGCTGCAGGGCTCGCTGTTCGCGCTGGGCCAGGCGGTGCCGGTCTGGCTGGTGCTGGGCTGCGGCGCCTATTTCGCAAGCACGCTCGGCGTACGTTTCCTGGCACGGCCCGAGCAGGCCAGCGAAAGGCTGGCGCCATTCTGGGGCTGGACCATCGGCGTCGATGCCGTGGTGTTCTGCACGCTGCAGATCCTGCAGTCGGGCAACATCAACTACGCACCGCTGCTCGGCGTGCCGGTGCTGCTGGCAGCGGTGCTGGGCTCGCGCGCGATGGCGCTGGGCACGGCCGCCGGCATGACGTTGCTGTTGCTGCTCGAAGCCTGGTGGATGAACACGCAGGGCGCACCCGACGGCGCCTCGCGCCTGCTGCAGAGCGGCCTGACCGGGCTGGGCTACTTCGTCGCCGCCTTCCTCGTCAACCAGCTCGCCGCGCGCCTGGTGAGGGAGCAGCAGATCGCGCTACGCAGCCAGATGACGGCGCGGCTGCAGACGCACGTGAACGAGCTGGTCATCGAGACCCTGGCCGATGGCGTGGTGGTGATCGACGCCGGCGGCATCACCCGCACGCTCAACCCCGCAGCGCGGCTGCTGCTGGGCTCGGGCGAGTCCGACAGCCGCACGCCATTGGTGCTGGCCAGCCGGCCGGCCTGGCAGCCGCTACTCAAGCTCGCCCAGCAGACCTTCGAGCAGGAGAGCGCGCAAGCGGCCGACATCACCATCGTGCACCCCGGCAAGAGCCCGCGCCGCGTGCGGGCGCGCACCCGGCTGACCATCGCCCATGAAGTCCGCGCCGAGAGCCTGTGCGTGATGTTCCTGCACGACCTGCGCGAAATGGAGGCGCGGCTGCGCACCGAGAAGATGGCCGCCATGGGCCGCATGTCGGCCGCGGTGGCGCACGAAATACGCAATCCGCTGGCGGCCATCTCGCAGGCCAATGCGCTGCTCGAGGAAGACCTCACCGACGCAGGCCACAAGCGCCTGACCGGCATGGTGCGGCAAAACGCGCAGCGGCTGTCGAAGATCGTCGACGAGGTGCTCGGCATCGCGCGTGTGCAGCATCCCGGTGTGAAGCGTTCATCGCCGGTGCAACTGGTGCTCGACGAAACGGTGGACGCGGTGTGCCGGGACTGGTCGGCACAGGATGCGGCCTCGCGCCATGGGCAACTGGTGCTGACGCTGGGCACGCTGGGCCTGCCGGTGGATTTCGACCCGGACCACCTGCAGCGCGTACTGATCAACCTGCTCGACAATGCCCTGCGGTATGTCAACAACGAGGCCGGCGCGATCCAGGTGTCGACGCGGCTCGCACCCTCGCGGCAGTCGAGCCTGCAGGTCTGGAGCGATGGGCCGCCGATGGAGCAGGCCGTGGAGCAGCACCTGTTCGAACCGTTCTTCTCGTCGGAAAGCCGCTCCAGCGGGCTGGGCCTGTACATCTGCCGCGAATTGTGCGAGCGGCATCGTGCGGTGATCGGCTACCAGCGCGCCACGCGTGAGCGTGACGGCCGCGTGGTACAAGGCAACGAGTTCTACGTGAATTTCAGGCCGCCCAAACCGAGCGCCGTGACCGGCGACCTGTTCGGCGCCGCGCAGACCTGATCGCCGACAGACACCGATACACACACAGAGACAGAGAAAAGGGCATGGCCTCCACTTCCACCGCTGCAGCCATCCTGGTCGTCGACGACGAGCCGGACCTGCGCACGCTCTACGAACTCACGCTACTGCGCGAAGGCTACCGCATCGATACCGCGGCCGACCTGCACGAGGCGCGCCAGTTGCTGCAGGAAAAGCGCTTCGACGCGGTGATCACCGACATGCGGCTGCCCGACGGCCTGGGCCTGGAACTGCTGCTGAACCTGAAGGCGCAGCAGCGGTCCGAGCGCTGCATCGTGATGACGGCCTATGGCTCGGCCGAGAACGCCGTGGAAGCCTTGAAGGCCGGTGCCTTCGATTACCTGACGAAACCCGTGGACCTGAAGCAGTTCCGCGCCGTGGTGGCTTCTGCGCTGGTGGGCGCCGCCACCGCGCCCGCGGCCTTGTCCGGCGCATCCACGCAGGCCCCGCTCGCGCCAGCCGCCCCGGCGCCCAGGCCTGAAGCCGCCACGCCCCGCTCTGCCGCCGGCCACCACGCATTGCAGAAGCTCGTGGGCGACTCCGACGCGATGCTGGCGGTGAAGCAACGCATCACCAAGGTCGCACGCAGCATGGCGCCGGTGCTGGTGCGCGGCGAGTCCGGCACCGGCAAGGAACTGGTGGCCCAGGCCCTGCACGCCAACAGCCACCGCGCCATGGGCCCGCTGGTGGCGGTCAACTGCAGCGCCATCCCCGAAGCGCTGCTGGAGGCCGAGTTC of the Rhodoferax koreense genome contains:
- a CDS encoding two-component system sensor histidine kinase NtrB translates to MTGADPDHLPLVRVWYGFMTARVTIALAILALQGSLFALGQAVPVWLVLGCGAYFASTLGVRFLARPEQASERLAPFWGWTIGVDAVVFCTLQILQSGNINYAPLLGVPVLLAAVLGSRAMALGTAAGMTLLLLLEAWWMNTQGAPDGASRLLQSGLTGLGYFVAAFLVNQLAARLVREQQIALRSQMTARLQTHVNELVIETLADGVVVIDAGGITRTLNPAARLLLGSGESDSRTPLVLASRPAWQPLLKLAQQTFEQESAQAADITIVHPGKSPRRVRARTRLTIAHEVRAESLCVMFLHDLREMEARLRTEKMAAMGRMSAAVAHEIRNPLAAISQANALLEEDLTDAGHKRLTGMVRQNAQRLSKIVDEVLGIARVQHPGVKRSSPVQLVLDETVDAVCRDWSAQDAASRHGQLVLTLGTLGLPVDFDPDHLQRVLINLLDNALRYVNNEAGAIQVSTRLAPSRQSSLQVWSDGPPMEQAVEQHLFEPFFSSESRSSGLGLYICRELCERHRAVIGYQRATRERDGRVVQGNEFYVNFRPPKPSAVTGDLFGAAQT
- a CDS encoding PP0621 family protein, encoding MKLLVVFLVVLFGVWLWRQGRLADRADTKPPTPRKPPALPNEMVRCAVCGLHLPATEAVSNGRVSFCSVEHQRQAE
- a CDS encoding cytochrome C assembly family protein, producing MILTSVPVASVLLSAAAAVAYAVPAAGAARLSMPAARAALLVAWLLHGVVLCSSLFDGTPRFGFAPALSVTAWLVLTVYAVESHLFPQLKARWTLAGLGAVAVLLALFFPGSPLHVSASPWLPLHSALGIASYGLFAAAVVHAWLMTRAEQQMRQAAGSFSGMPLLTLERITFRLVSAGFVLLSATLLAGWLFGEQLYGSSWTWSHKTIFSVLAWLTFAVLLLGRARFGWRGRKAVRVLYMGAGLLLLAYVGSRFVLEVVLGRGLG